Within the Desulfovibrio oxyclinae DSM 11498 genome, the region CACGGAACGCCAGTAACGGTTTGCGGTCCGGAGGCGGTCCGTCCTTCATTGGGGCGGACCGTTCATTTCTGGATGATTTTTGCGCTTCATATGTTATGGTGGCGCGAAAACCGATAATTCAAGGAGAAAGACAAATGACCGAACGTAAAGGTTTGATCACGTTTCAGGGTAATCCGCTGACCATGGCAGGCAATCCGGTGGAGCCGGGCGACAAGGCTCCGGGGTTCGAACTGCTGGATAATGCTCTGGGGACCAAGACCATGGACGACTACAAGGACAAGGTCCTGATCATTGCCACCGTGCCGTCGCTGGATACGCACGTGTGCGACCTGGAAGCGCGACGTTTCAATCAGGAGGCGGCCAAGCTCGGGGACAAGGTGCAGGTGCTGGTGGTCAGCATGGACCTTCCGTTCGCCCAGAAGCGCTGGTCCGACAACGCT harbors:
- the tpx gene encoding thiol peroxidase, with the protein product MTERKGLITFQGNPLTMAGNPVEPGDKAPGFELLDNALGTKTMDDYKDKVLIIATVPSLDTHVCDLEARRFNQEAAKLGDKVQVLVVSMDLPFAQKRWSDNAGVEVMQTLSDHRDASFGLGWGVLIKELRLLARTVFIVDKSGDVQYSQVVPEVTDEPDYDDVLKAVRKIID